A genomic stretch from Prochlorococcus marinus str. MIT 9312 includes:
- a CDS encoding carboxysome shell carbonic anhydrase — MPLRGLAKAKNFTLGPTAPMKTFTENIHIQTKESNDLRNPGKFHKLTNNVQNENLFSYESRIKSDFDEIVPTLKEIARIQHHEDFINKAQTISRKNLGIDLPLHILDKSWVKPLDMRALYAWCAFKQHEKLSDNFFNNDPLEGAAGSRDAEDFEKFLLDCGIHLLDITPCSDGRLAHSVAYVMRIPFSSVRRRSHAGALFDIENTVNRWVKTEHKRYRENIPNAAHKDTRYLKVVTYHFSSVDPLHQGCAAHGSNVGLAAGEGRNKLYAFKEAVENSFCCGASVDLMLIGLDTDTDSLKIHLSTSDGNIDLEKTISTLEIYNSTINFSKEDAEREICQTISKHSSKDKLNGLEKFMYKLIVNNISQIDYVKSFHNGSYVDIGHAERFIGVGIGFKEVHLRNLTYFAHLDTVEEGAPDLDVGVKIFTGLNVSQDLPIPVVIRFDYSGKVPGAKERAIKDCERVNNAISIRYKNLVDQGLLHTCSTIRDRDNIHSAQLIGMSLDKKTEEAH; from the coding sequence ATGCCTTTAAGAGGACTGGCTAAAGCCAAGAACTTCACATTGGGGCCTACAGCTCCAATGAAAACTTTTACGGAAAATATTCATATACAAACTAAAGAATCAAATGATTTAAGAAATCCCGGAAAGTTTCATAAATTAACTAATAATGTTCAAAATGAAAACCTATTTAGCTATGAAAGCAGAATAAAAAGTGATTTTGACGAAATTGTTCCAACTCTTAAGGAAATTGCTCGTATACAACATCATGAAGATTTTATAAATAAGGCTCAGACAATATCAAGAAAAAATTTGGGAATAGATTTACCCCTTCATATATTAGATAAATCTTGGGTTAAACCTCTTGATATGAGAGCTTTATATGCATGGTGTGCTTTCAAACAACATGAGAAACTTAGTGATAATTTTTTTAATAATGACCCGCTTGAAGGTGCTGCTGGAAGTAGAGATGCGGAAGACTTTGAAAAATTTCTTTTAGATTGTGGAATACATTTACTTGATATAACTCCTTGTTCAGATGGGCGATTAGCTCATTCAGTCGCTTATGTAATGAGAATACCTTTTAGTTCAGTAAGAAGAAGATCCCACGCTGGAGCACTGTTTGATATTGAAAATACCGTAAATCGATGGGTAAAGACTGAACATAAAAGATATAGAGAGAATATTCCTAATGCAGCTCATAAAGATACCAGGTACTTAAAAGTTGTAACTTATCATTTTAGTTCAGTAGATCCTTTGCATCAGGGTTGCGCAGCTCATGGAAGTAATGTCGGGTTAGCTGCAGGAGAAGGTAGAAATAAACTATATGCTTTCAAAGAGGCTGTAGAGAATAGCTTTTGCTGCGGTGCCTCCGTGGATTTAATGTTAATTGGACTTGATACAGACACTGATTCATTAAAAATACATTTGTCAACTAGCGATGGCAATATAGATTTAGAAAAAACTATTTCTACATTAGAAATTTATAATTCAACAATAAATTTTTCAAAAGAGGATGCAGAAAGAGAAATTTGTCAAACAATTTCAAAGCATTCTTCAAAAGATAAACTCAATGGGCTGGAAAAATTTATGTATAAATTAATTGTCAATAATATTTCTCAAATTGATTATGTTAAGAGTTTTCATAATGGTTCTTATGTAGATATTGGTCATGCAGAGAGGTTTATTGGAGTTGGTATAGGTTTTAAAGAAGTACATCTCAGAAATTTAACTTATTTTGCTCACTTAGATACAGTCGAAGAAGGGGCGCCAGATTTGGATGTAGGAGTGAAGATTTTTACTGGATTAAATGTTTCTCAAGATCTACCTATTCCAGTAGTTATAAGATTTGATTACTCTGGCAAAGTACCTGGAGCAAAAGAGAGGGCAATAAAAGATTGTGAAAGAGTTAATAATGCGATATCAATTAGATATAAAAATTTAGTTGATCAAGGTTTGTTACATACTTGCTCTACTATTAGAGATAGGGACAACATTCATTCCGCCCAACTTATTGGAATGTCTTTAGATAAAAAAACAGAGGAGGCTCACTAG